The Fimbriiglobus ruber genomic sequence TGGCCAGAAGGTCGAAGTGAAGGTGAACCGGATCGACTTCGAGGCCCGGAAGATCGGCCTCAGCCTGCGGCAACTCGTCCGCAGCCCGTGGGACGATTTCGCGGAGCGGCACAAGACCGGCTCGAAGATGGCTGGCAAGGTCACGCGGATCATGGACTTCGGGGCGTTCGTCGAAGTCGCCCCCGGGGTCGAAGGCCTGATCCACGTCTCGGAACTGGCGACCCTCCGCGTTCGCCGTGTCCGCGACGTGGTGACGGAGGGTCAGGAAATCACCGTCCAGATCCTGAGCATCGACACGGAAGCCCGGCGGATGTCGCTGTCGTTGAAGGCGCTCCAGGTCGAAGCCGAGGCGACGAACGCCGAGCAGGAAGACGCCGAGCGGGAAGCCGACGCGAAGGCGGCCGAGGAGCGTATGGCTCAACGGGCCGCGAACCCGAACCTGCGGGGCGGGATCGGCGCGGGGCGAATCCAGTTCGACGCGGGGGAGTAACGGCCGAGAGTCTTACCCTGGCGTGAATACCCCCAGGCAAGCCATAAAACGCCGCGGCCCGTGGAAAAATCCACGGGCCGCGGCGTTTTATGGAAGACAGTTGCAACCGTATCTATTTCGGGGTGTAACCTCAGTCGTTGGGCAAATCCAGGCAGTTCACACCTTCATCAACCGGCTCGCTTCCAAATACCCCGGCGAGGGGTGGCCGTATTCGCTGGCCGTGACGCGGGCGAGGGCCACCAGTTGGCGCCAGCGGAAAGCTGGGCGCGTGGTGGCGAACTCCTCACACACCGTGCGGTAATACTTCTCCGCGTGCAACGCCCCGTCCTCGCTGCAGGCGTAGCGCAATAGCAGGTCGAAGACCGGCCGTTCCGGCAGTTTCAGTTCGCCGTAACGCTGGACCAGGGCTGCGGCCCCCGCCTGATCGCTGGCTCTGATGGCAGCCTCTGCGTCGTGGAGAAGGGCACCGGCATCTTTGGCTGTGATCTTCTCCAAGTGAGCGGGGAGCGGCATCGGCTCCTTGCTCAACGGGCCCCTGTGTTCCGGCCGCACGCACGTTTGGAAGGCCGCGACTATGAGACTGGCGAATGTGTTGCGGGAATTAGTGACCCGGGCAATGTTTCGCCAGGCGTTGGCCGCGTCGGACGCATGCACGCCGACCGAATTGCCGTGTACGCTTCCCTCGGGAACTTCCGGGGCGGACTTCATCGGGATGCGACCCTGGTCGCAAAGCACCAGTCGGTTCGAGGCCAGCGAAATCGCCTCGCCGACGTCTTCGGGCGAGAGACCTTCGGCCAGGGCCGCGGCGGCGGCTTCGGCGGCCTCAGCCGGGCTTGCGTCGTAAATCGTCAGGGCCAGCCGATCGACCCGCGCGTCTTCGGCGCGGCGGTTTCCCGGCGGCCGGTCGAGCAACTTGTACTGGTCCAGCAATTTCGGCAGCTGGGCTCGAATCCCGATCGTCGGACGATCCTGAACGCGGACGCAGAACCGGACCGACTGGCGGAGCAGGGTGAGAGCCTGGTCCTTGCCGACCACATCGATCGTCGCCCAGGCGCGCCAGGACAGAACCACGCGGTGGACGTCGATCTCGTCGTGAACGCAGAATTGTAGGTCGTTGTAGGCTTCGCCGATGGGCCCCCGCGTCAGGGCGGCGAAGGTGCGCTCGGCCGCCCCGAGATCGCCCTTGCGAAAAGTCTCACGCAGAAGGTCGCTCCCGGGACGACCTTTCGGCAGGTCCGCCGCGACGACAGGGTGAAGCGCTTCTTTCTTGCTGCCGCCCGCTCCCTGGATGCAGCTGGTGTTACGGTACAGCACCTTGAACACGGGCAGGGCTCGGCGCGCCTCGGGCAATTCGCGCGACATTTGCAATGAAGGCAGTAAGGCCGCGAAGCAATGGTGGCCTTCGTAATCCAACCCGCCGAACGTGCGGGCGTTGGCCAAGGCGGCGGCCGCCACGAGGTCGTCGAGTTTGGCACCGCCCTGCAGCTTTTCCAAGAGAACGGGCAACAACTTGTCGACGGGCGTGTCTTGCATCAGCCCGACCAGCGACTCGCGGTCGCCGAATAGCAAGCGTTCTGGCCCGTCGGCGGCGAATGATGGCGCCAGCCCGAGTTCGGCGGCCACGCCCGAACCGACACTGGTCAGCAGCATCCCTTTGCCCACGTCGGCAAGGAATTCCCGGCGGTTCCGATTCATCATCGTGTACCTCGGTGGAGAAGTGGATTAGTCTGAGGTTGGGTGTCGCCCGTCCCAGAAGATTCAAAGGCGGGTTTTGCGACGTCGGGTGTCGCATCATGGTAAACTGATGCGAGGCGATTGCAACCAGTTTGACGCCGGGGGGAACCGGTTTGGTTCATGAGGCGGCCGAGGTGGAAGGGCGTGAACATCCCGCCGTAATGGCCCCCACGCCGAGCGCCGGTGTAAAAATGCCATGCGTCGAGAAGCGCCAAGGCATGTTTGAAATAGGCATGTCAAGAAATTGATATTTGATGCAAATATATTTCGGAAATATTAATTTTATATATAACAGATTAATATTATCAATTTGTAGATTTGAAAAGTATCGTTACGATCCCTGTCGTTTCTTCGGTACCGTTTGTTCCGGACAGGTGGCCCAAACACCGTGCACGTCGTGCCTAGAAACGCATCGTTGATTCTGCTTTCTGTCTGGAAACGTCGTCGTAACTGATCATCTCTGGCGACTTTTTCCATACTTTTATCGCTCGCCCAAAACATATCGCTCGGGCGCGTCATTTGCAGTTTGCCGACCGAACCTAGCCATGCCGCAAATGTCATCAACCTGCTTACCACAGGGTATTTGCGAATTTGGTGCTGTGAGAAAGCCGGACCTGTTACCTCTTCCGGGAGTCACACCATGCAGGTTGATTCCAAAGATTTGTTGGTAAAGACTCTCGGCCCCTGCCGCGTTGCGTCTCCGTTGGGCTCACTGCTGAGAGATCGTCGGCCCACTTTCCACAACGTCGCGGAAAACGATCGCGTGGTGTTCGACGACACGATCTCGGCTCTCGCCAGCCGCACGTGCGCACCAGCCGAGTTGCCGTCTTTTGAACCGGCCGGGGCGCGATCCAAAATCTTTTTCGATCCGTCCAAGACGCGGGTCGGGATCGTAACGTGTGGCGGCCTCTGTCCGGGCTTGAATGATGTGATTCGGGCGATCGTACTTGAACTCGTTGACTGGTACGGCGTCGACAAAATCTACGGCTTTCGCAACGGTTATCAGGGATTTATCGCCTCCTACGGACGCAGTGTTGTCGACCTGACCGGACAGGTCGTCAGCAGCATCAACGAGCAAGGGGGCACGATTCTCGGCACGTCGCGCGGGCAGCAGGATCCGGCCGAGATCGTCGACTGCCTGGAGCGGATGAGCATCAACATTCTGTTCGTCATCGGCGGCGACGGGACGATCCGCGGGGCGCTGGGTATTTCGAAGGAAATTGCCGAGCGGGGAGCCAAGATCGCCGTCGTCGGCATCCCGAAGACGATCGACAACGACATCATGTTCATCGACCAGAGTTTCGGCTTCCAGACCGCCTTCTCCGAGGCGACCAAGTCGATCCGCGCGGCCCACGTCGAGGCGACCGCGTCCCCGAACGGGGTTGGGTTGGTCCGGCTCATGGGCCGGCATTCGGGCTTCATCGCCTGCTACGCCTCGCTCGCCATGAGCGACGCGAATTTCGTTCTGATCCCCGAAGTTCCGTTCCAACTCGACGGCGAAAACGGGTTGCTCAACGTCCTGCGAAAGCGCCTCCTCCGGCGCCATCACGCCGTCATGGTCGTCGCCGAGGGAGCGGGACAGAACGTGCTTTCGCCCGAACACGGCGGACAAGGAACGGACGCCTCCGGGAACGTCAAACTCCAGGACATCGGCCTCTACCTCAAAAAACGGATCACCGATTATTTCGCCGGCATCGGCATGGAACTCAACCTCAAGTACATCGACCCGAGCTACGCCATCCGGAGCGTACCCGCGAACCCATACGACAGCGTTTACTGCATCCGGCTGGGCCATAACGCCGTGCACGCGGCCATGTCCGGGCGGACCGAGATGGTCGTCGGGCGGTGGAATAGCCGGTTCGTTCACGTTCCCATGCCGCTCGCGATTCGCGAGCGTTACACGGTCGACCCGGACGGCGACCTGTGGATGTCCGTCCTCGAATCGACGGGGCAGCCGCGAAGTTTCCAGTAAAAAGACGGGTGGTCGCGACCGCGGCCGACCATAACGATTATTTCGATTTCGCGGCGTATGTTCGGTCGCTCGACGACCTACGCCGTTCACGCGGGCTGATCTTCAGGGCCGTTTCCCGACAATATTCTCCGAGTTTCACTGAAGGCGCGACATTACACCATGAGCCTTGCGACAAAAGCTCCTCCCCCCGCCGGCGCTACCGAGCCTAAAACTTCCGCGCCGGTGGTTAACGCCACGCGGTCGCTAGAAGCCGATATCCAGTTGCTCGACCAGTTGCTCGGGGAAACGATCCGGAAGTTGGCCGGCGACGACACGCACAACCTGTTCAGCGAGATCGGCAAGATCGCGGTCGACCTCCGGACGAAACCGTCGGTCGACCAGGCTCGGGGTCTCCGCGACCGGCTAGACCAGCTCGACGTTCCGACGTTGCGGACCCTGATCCGCGCCTTCCGCGTTTATTTCGACCTGATTAACCTCGCCGAGCAACATGCACGGGTTCGCGCAATCCGCGAGCGCGTTGCCAAAGTCGCGCCGGAGCCGATGGCCGAGAGCGCCGAGGCGGCGTTGCGACAGCTTCGCGCGAGCGGTGTCGCCGCGAAAGACCTGGATTTCCTGCTCCGGCACGCGATGATCTGCCCGGTCTTCACCGCCCACCCGAGCGAAGCCCGCAGGCTGACGGTCCTTGAGAAATTGACGGCGATTTCCCACGAACTCGACAAGTTCGATTACTCGATCCTGCTCGCGAAAGAAAAGGTCGCGACGACCGAGGCGATCGCCGAGCAGATCGAGACGTTGTGGCAGACCGCGGCCGTCCGGACGGTCCGCCCGGGCGTTCTAGACGAGGTTCGGCAGGCGCTCGAAGTCGTCGAGGGCTGTCTGTTCGACGTCGTCCCGCAATTGTACCGCGACCTGGAACGCTCGCTCCGGGCCGTTTACCCCGAGCGCAAATGGGACGATCTGCCCTCGATCCTGAGGTTCGGCTCGTGGATCGGCGGTGACCGCGACGGCAACCCGTTCGTGACCCACGACGTGACCGCAAAAGCCGTCCGGCTTCACCAGGAAACAATCCTCAAACACTACCTGGAGCGGGTCAAAGACCTTGGCCGGCGGCTCAGTCACTCGGCCGAGTTCGTCCATGTCGGCCCGGAGTTTCAACTCTCGCTCGATCGGGACGCGAAACTCTTCCCGAACCTAGCACCCAGCGCCGGCCGCGAACCGTACCGCGGCAAATGCCGGTACATCGCGGCGAAATTGCAGCGGACGTTGGACTACCTGACGACTTTGACACCGCACTGGAGCGAGCAACCGGTCGCTCCGCCCGCAGGCGCTTACGAAAACAAAAGTGAACTGATCGCGGACCTGGCCGTGATCGCGAACGATCTGTCGGGGCACAAGTCGGAGGCGGGACTCGGCCCGGTCCGCGAACTGATGCGGCTCGCCGACATGTTCGGCACCCACTTGATGACCCTCGACGTGCGACAACACGCCGACCGGCACCGGCGGGCCATGTCCGAGGTGCTGGCCTACGCCGGGGTCGTGCCGGCTTACGACAAACTGTCTTCCGTCCAGTGCTTCGAGTGCCTGGCGAAAGAACTCCCGCAGACCCGGCCGCTCATCCCGGCCCATCTGCCGTACTCCGAGGAGACCTGCGAGGTCGTCCAGACGTTCCGCACGATCGCGGCCGTTCTGGAGCAGCAGTGCCCGGACGCCATCGAGACGTACATCATCAGCGGCACCGGGGACGCCGCCCACTTGCTGGAAGTCTTGTTGTTCGCGCGGGAAGCCCGGCTGTTCCGCCCCATCGACGGCGTGAGCCGGCTCAACATCGTCCCGCTGTTCGAGACCCACGACGCGCTCGTCCACGGCACGTCGATCGTCCAGGCGTTGCTGAAGAACCCGGTCTACCGTCAGCACCTCGAACTGCGAGGGAACCGACAAGAGGTGATGATTGGCTACTCGGACAGCAACAAGGAAAGCGGCTTTGTCCAGTCCGCGTGGTCCTTGTACGCGGTCCAGCGCGATCTTGCCGACCTGAGCCGCAAGACGGGCATTCAGGTCCAGATCTTCCACGGCCGTGGCGGCGCGGTCGGTCGCGGCGGCGGCCCCGCGAACAGCGCGATCCTGGCCCAACCGCGGGGGAGCATCAACGGCCGCTTGAAGATCACCGAGCAAGGGGAAATGATCGCCGACCGGTATGGCCACCCGGCCATCGCCGAACGGCACCTGGATCAAATCATCAACGCCGTACTGCGGGCGAGCCTGTCCACCGAGGAACAAAAAGTCGACCACGCGTGGGTCGGCGTGATGGACCTGATCGCGGAAAAGGCCCGGCGCCACTACCGCGCGCTCGTGTACGAGAACCCCGAATTCCTCTCGTACTTCATGCAGGCCACGCCGATCAACGAAATCTCGCAATTGAAGTTGGGCTCCCGCCCGGCCCGGCGGACGACCTCGCCCAGCATCGAAACGCTCCGCGCGATTCCTTGGGTCTTTAGCTGGATGCAGAGCCGGCACACGCTCCCGGGCTGGTACGGTCTGGGGAGTGCGGTCACGGACGTACTGGCGGAAACCCCGGAAGCAGCCGCCACGCTGAAAGCCATGTACCAGGGTTGGCACTTCTGGCGGACCCTGATCGACAACGCGCAAATGATTCTGGCGAAGGCCGACCTGACCATCGCCCGCCTCTACGCCGACCTGATCGACGACCAGGAAATCGCCGCCAAGATTTACGGCACCATCGCCACCGAATACCAGAAAACCGTCGACGCCATTTGTCTCACGACGGACCAGACGAACCTTTTGGAACGGGTGCCCATCCTTCAGGCGTCAATCGCGCGGCGAAACCCTTATGTCGACCCGCTCAGTTTCATACAACTTGTATTGTTGAAGCGATTGCGCGCGGGAACCGGCTCACAGGACGAGCTATTGACCGGCGTCTTAGAAAGTATCAACGGGGTCGCGTCCGGTCTCAAGAACACCGGATGACGGATCCCAGTCTACCGACAAGGTTTACCCTCCCGCCCCGGCGGGAGATTTCACGAGAGCCATTGATGTCCGACGCGTTCTCCCCGAGCCGGTTCGTCCCTCTCCCCCCGACGCCAGACGGCCTCTATCACCCCCGGGCCGAACGCGACGCGTGCGGCGTGGGGTTCATTGCGCACATTAAAGGTCAGAAAAGCCACACGATCGTCAGCGACGCCCTGCAGATTTTGGCGAACCTGCAGCACCGCGGGGCTTGTGGCTGCGATCAAGACACGGGCGACGGGGCCGGCATCCTGCTGCAACTCCCGGACGCCTTCTTCCGCGCCCACGTCGACCGCCTCCCCGATGTCGGCGCGTACGGTGTGGCGTTCGTGTTCCTTCCGAAAGAGAAGGAACAGAAGGAACTGTACGACAAGTGCGTCGCCGCGTTCGAGCAGATCGTGACCGAGGAAGGCCACGCCATCCTCAAATGGCGAGACGTGCCGGTCAATTCCGAGGCGATTGGCTGGCTGGCCCGGTCGCAAGAGCCCGCGATGCGGCAAGCGATCATCAAGCGGGGGCCGAAGACCGCGACGCCGGAGCAGTTCGAGCGGTCGCTGTACGTGATCCGTCGCCGGACCGAGAACTGGGCGATCCGCAACCTCGCGAACCCGATCGCCTTCTACCTGCCCAGTTGCAGCGCCAAGACCATCGTCTACAAGGGCATGCTCAAGGCCGATCAACTCATCCCTTACTTCCCGGACCTGTCCGACGCGACGATGACGTCCGCGATCGCGATCGTCCACAGCCGGTACAGCACGAACACGTTCCCGCAGTGGGGTCTCGCGCAGCCGTTCCGCATGCTCGCGCACAACGGCGAAATCAATACCCTCCAGGGCAACGCCCACTGGCTCAAGGCTCGCCAGGCGCAGATGAAGAGCGACGCCCTGGGCGAACTCCGCGAACGGGTGTTCCCGCTCGATTTCTCCGGTCTCAGCGACTCGGCAGTTCTCGACCTGGGCCTCGAACTCCTCGTGCAAGGCGGCCGGTCCCTGCCGCACGGGATCATGATGCTCGTCCCCGAGGCTTACGAAGGGAACCCGGATCTCGATCCGGCACGCAAAGGCTTCTACCAGTACCACTCGAACCTGACCGAACCGTGGGACGGGCCGGCCAGCCTCGCCTTCTCGGACGGCGTCGTCGTCGGTGCATTGCTCGACCGGAACGGCCTGCGCCCGAGCCGGTACGTCGTCACCGATAATGACCTTGTCGTCATGGCGAGCGAGGTCGGCGTTCTCCCGATCCCCCCCGAGCGGATCAAGTTCAAGGGCCGGTTGCAGCCGGGCAAGTTACTCCTGGTGGATACCGCCGCGGGTAAGATCGTCGAAGACGACGACGTGAAGAACGCCATCTGCGGCCAAAAGCCTTACGCCCAATGGGTCGCGAGTAACCAACTCCGGCTCGAAGATCTGCCGGCGACCGCCCCACCGGCGCGGTCCGCGGACCCGCTTCTACCCCGCCAACAGGCATTCGGGTACACAGTCGAAGACATCGACCGAATCTTGTTGCCGATGGCTCAAGAAGGCAAGGAGCCGGTGTCCAGTATGGGCACCGACATCCCGCTCGCCGTCCTCAGCGACCGGTGCCAGCTTCTTTACAACTACTTCAAACAGCTTTTCGCCCAGGTGACGAACCCGCCGATCGACCCGATCCGCGAAAAGATCGTCATGACGACCGAGACACTGCTCGGCTGCGAAACCAACTTGCTCGGCGAGACTCCGGAACACGCCCGGTTGCTCCGTCTCGATTCCCCCACGCTGGCCGACGGCGACCTCGATCGCATCCGCGCGCTCGACCGCCCCGGACTGAAGTCGGCCACGGTTTCGACCCTGTTCGACCGCGCGGCCGGCCCCGCTGGGCTCGACGCTACTCTCGATCGCATTTGCGTGGAGACCGAGGCGGCGGTCAAAGCCGGGGCCAGCATCGTCATTCTGTCCGACCGTGGCGTCGACGCGGGTCATGTGGCCGTTCCCGCGCTGCTGGCCACCGGAGCCGTCCACTACCACTTGATTCGATCCGGTCTGCGGACGCGGTGCGGGCTGGTCATTGAGACTGGCGAAGCGAGGGAGATTCACCACTTCGCGCTCCTCATCGGCTACGGGGCGGCGGCGATCAATCCGTACCTCGTGTTCGAGACCTTCCACAACCTCGACGCGACTGGCCAGCTCGGCGATAAGGGCGGCGGCGCTCTGCCCGTCGCCAAGGCGATCTCGAATTACCGCAAGGCGGTTGACGCGGGGTTGCTCAAGATCTTCAGCAAGATGGGCATCAGCACGCTGCTGAGCTACCGTGGCGCGCAAATCTTCGAAGCGGTCGGCCTCGGCCGCGACCTGATCGAGAAGTATTTCACAGACACCCCGAGCCGGATCGGCGGGGTCGGGACGGACGTGATCGCCCGCGAGTCGATCCAACGGCACGCGATCGGATTCCCGACCAGCCCCATCGAGGAAACCGAACTCGACCTCGGCGGGGAATACATGTGGCGCCGCCGCGGCGAATACCACATGTGGAACCCCGACACCATCGAACTCCTGCAATACGCGGTGAACCGGGAGTCGTTCGCCACGTATAAGGAGTTCTCCAAGGCGTCGGACGAGATCGACCGCCAGCTCTGCACGATCCGCGGGTTGTTGGAAGTTCGCAAGGCCCGTAAGCCGATCCCACTCGAACTCATCGAGCCGGCCAAGGAGATCGTCAAGCGGTTCTGCACTGGGGCGATGAGCTTCGGCAGCATCAGCAAGGAAGCCCACGAGACGCTGGCCATCGCCCTGAACCGGGTCGGCGGGCGGAGCAACACCGGCGAGGGCGGCGAAGACCCCGCGCGGTTCAAGCCGGACGCCAACGGCGACTCGCGGAACAGCGCCATCAAGCAGGTCGCCAGCGGTCGCTTCGGCGTAACCGCGAACTACCTCGCGAACGCGATCGAGTTGCAGATCAAGATGGCCCAGGGGGCCAAGCCAGGCGAAGGCGGGCAACTCCCGGGACACAAGGTCGACAACTTTATCGCCAAGACGCGGTACAGTACCCCGGGCGTCGGCCTGATTTCGCCGCCACCGCACCACGACATTTACTCGATCGAAGACCTCGCACAACTGATCTTCGATCTGAAGAACTCGAACCCGCATGCCGAGGTGTCCGTCAAGCTCGTGGCAGCCGTGGGCGTCGGGACGATCGCGGCCGGTGTGGCCAAGGGGTATGCGGACCGCATCCTCGTTAGCGGTGACAGTGGCGGCACCGGGGCGTCGCCCGTGTCGAGCATCCGGCACGCCGGCCTGCCGTGGGAACTCGGCCTGGCCGAGACCCAGCAAACGCTCGTTCGGAACGGTCTCCGCGGTCGCGTGCGGGTACAGACCGACGGTCAGATGAAGACCGGCCGGGACGTGATCATCGCCGCCTGTCTCGGGGCCGAGGAATACGGCTTCGCGACCGCGCCGCTGATCGCGATGGGCTGCGTGATGATGCGGAAGTGCCACTTGAACACATGCCCGGTCGGGATCGCGACTCAGGACCCAGTCCTCCGTGCCCAGTTCACTGGCACCCCGGAGCAGGTGGTCAATTACCTCTTCTACGTGGCCGAAGAGGTCCGCGAGTACCTGAGCATCATGGGGTTCCGTAGCCTCGACGAGATCATCGGCCGGGCGAATCTGCTCTCGGCCGTACCGCTCGACTGGCACTGGAAAGCCAAGTACCTCGACCTGACCCCGATCCTCCAAATGCCCGACGTGCCCACGGGTACGCCGATCCGCTGTGTCGAGCGGCAGGCGGACGTACTGGCCGACCAACTCGACTGGGAACTGGTCCGAAAGTGCAAGGACGCGCTCGAAAAAGAAGAGCGCGTCCAGCACTCGCTGCCGATCACCAACCGGAACCGCACGGTCGGCACGATCCTCAGCTACTTCGTCACCGAGAAATACGGCGAGAAGGGGCTGCCGGAAGACACGATCGACTTGCAGTTCACCGGCAGCGCCGGCCAGAGCTTCGGGGCGTTCGTCACTCGCGGGATCACCCTCCGCGTCCGCGGCGACGCGAACGACTACGTCGGCAAGGGGCTCTCCGGCGGGAAGATCGTCGTCACGCCGCCGGCCGAGTCGAAGTTCGTGGCCGAGGACAACATCATCGTTGGGAACGTCGTGCTGTACGGCGCGACCGCCGGCGAGGCGTTCTTCCGCGGCCGGGCGGGCGAGCGGTTCGCGGTCCGCAACAGCGGCGCGAAAACGGTGGTCGAGGGGATCGGCGACCATGGCTGCGAGTACATGACCGGCGGGACCGTCGTCATCCTCGGGTCGACCGGCCGGAACTTCGCGGCCGGGATGAGCGGCGGGCTCGCGTTCGTGTACGACCCGGACGAGACGTTCCGCGCGAACTGTAACCTTGAAATGGTTGACCTGGTGCCGGTCACGGACTACAAGGACATCGGCACGATCAGCAACCTCATCAACCGGCACGTGTTTTACACGGGGTCGCCGGTCGCGGACGCGATCGCGAGCGACTTCGAGTCCGCCCTGCCGCGGTTCGTGAAAGTGTTCCCGCGCGACTACCGCCGAGTCCTGGAGCAGAGCAAGGCCGTCCAGCGGCAGTGGGAACTCGTCAACAACTGAGCGGAGACGAACCGCAGCAAACGCCTTCGGAGCCTGCCCTCACGCGGGCTCCCGAAAGTGACCCTCGGTCCAAACTGTCTGACCTCTACCACATAACTCAGCAGCTTTAGGGAGGAGCGGGCGCGGGACGACGGGCGGCGATCAAGTCGCTCCCACTCCCGCCCCCTGCCGAAATGAGCGACCCGCGCGGATTCCTGAACATCGAACAACAGAAGCCGACCCCCCGACCTGTTTTCCAGCGGATCAAGGACTACGGCGATGTTTACCACCCCCTCCCGGACGAGGGCGTTCGCGCGCAGGCGACCCGGTGCATGGACTGCGGCATCCCGTTCTGCCACAAGGGCTGCCCGCTCGGCAACCTGATCCCGGATTGGAACGACCTCGTTTACCGCAACCGCTGGGACGACGCCCTGCACGCGCTGCACAGCACGAACAACTTCCCGGAGTTCACCGGCAAGACGTGCCCGGCCCCGTGCGAGGCGTCGTGCGTCCTCGCGCTCGCCGGTTCGCCGGTGACGATCAAGAACATCGAACAGGCGATCGTCGACAAGGGCTGGGAGACGGGCCGCATCAAGCCCCTGCCCCCGGACCGCGAGACGGGCAAGTCGGTCGGCATCATCGGCAGCGGTCCCGCCGGGCTGGCCGCCGCCCAACAGCTCCGCCGCGTCGGCCACGCCGTCACCGTTTACGAGCGAGACGACCGCCTCGGCGGGTTGCTGATGTACGGCATCCCGGATTTCAAGATGGAGAAGAAGTACATCGATCGCCGGATCGAGCAGATGGCGTCCGAAGGGGTCAAGTTCGTCGTCCGCGCCGACGTCGGTCGGACCGTCGACGCGAAGACGTTGCGCGAGCGGCACGACGCCCTCCTTCTAACCGTGGGATCGACCATCCCTCGCGACCTGACGATTCCCGGTCGGAACTTTAAGGGAATCGAACGGGCGATGACGTACCTCACCCAGCAGAACCGCCGCTGCCTGGGCGAGACGCTGGGGCCGGACTCGTTGACGGCCGAGGGGAAGAACGTCCTCATCATCGGCGGCGGCGACACGGCCGCGGACTGCCTGGGCACCTGCCACCGCCAGAAGGCGAAATCGGTCCTCCAACTCGACTACAACCCGCGCCCGCCCGAAGCCCACAACCCCGACACGCCCTGGCCGAAGTGGCCCAAGATCCTCCGCATTTCCCCGGCCCACGAGGAAGGCGGCAAACGGGACTGGCAGATCAAGACGAAGGCGTTTCTCGGCCACGACGACGGGCGGGTGAAGGAACTGCATGCCGTCCGCGTTAAACAATACTTCGACCAGGACGGCGAGCGGCAGTTCGAGGAACTCGTCGGGTCCGAGATCGTTTTCCCCTGCGACCTGGTTCTTCTTGCCATCGGCTTCTCTGGTCCCGAGAAGTCGCTGCCCGCCCAACTGGAGCTGGAACTGACCGAGGGGGGTAACATCGCCACGGACAAGAAGTACATGACCAGTCAGCCGGGCATCTTCGCCGCGGGGGACTGTCGGCGCGGTCAGTCGATCGTCGTGTGGGCGATCGCCGAGGGCCGGGAAGCCGCCCGTACGATGGACGAATACCTGACCGGCCAACCCAGCACCCTCAAGGGCCGCGACCACTCGCTCGTTCAGATTGGCCTCCCGGTCCCCGCCGTCACCAAGTAAAAGTGACGCAGCCTTCTGACAGTCGGTCCGCCGGGGCTTAGGACCCGGCGGACCTTTTGATCCGGCGTTCCCGCTTCCCTATCATGGCCGTATGGCTCGGCCGACCGACCCCTCAGACTACCGCCACACGCGGGCGCCGATCGCCACGGTGGAACAACTCATCGACCGCGTGACGGCGGCGGGCGACCGCGTGGCCCAGCACCGCGCGCTCGCGGAGTTGTACCGGGCGGTGGCGGGCGGGACGCAGGTCGCCCCCGTCTTTCACCGCCTCCGCGTCAGCGAACCGGACGGCCCGCGGTATGCCCTCGAAT encodes the following:
- a CDS encoding ATP-dependent 6-phosphofructokinase → MQVDSKDLLVKTLGPCRVASPLGSLLRDRRPTFHNVAENDRVVFDDTISALASRTCAPAELPSFEPAGARSKIFFDPSKTRVGIVTCGGLCPGLNDVIRAIVLELVDWYGVDKIYGFRNGYQGFIASYGRSVVDLTGQVVSSINEQGGTILGTSRGQQDPAEIVDCLERMSINILFVIGGDGTIRGALGISKEIAERGAKIAVVGIPKTIDNDIMFIDQSFGFQTAFSEATKSIRAAHVEATASPNGVGLVRLMGRHSGFIACYASLAMSDANFVLIPEVPFQLDGENGLLNVLRKRLLRRHHAVMVVAEGAGQNVLSPEHGGQGTDASGNVKLQDIGLYLKKRITDYFAGIGMELNLKYIDPSYAIRSVPANPYDSVYCIRLGHNAVHAAMSGRTEMVVGRWNSRFVHVPMPLAIRERYTVDPDGDLWMSVLESTGQPRSFQ
- the ppc gene encoding phosphoenolpyruvate carboxylase encodes the protein MSLATKAPPPAGATEPKTSAPVVNATRSLEADIQLLDQLLGETIRKLAGDDTHNLFSEIGKIAVDLRTKPSVDQARGLRDRLDQLDVPTLRTLIRAFRVYFDLINLAEQHARVRAIRERVAKVAPEPMAESAEAALRQLRASGVAAKDLDFLLRHAMICPVFTAHPSEARRLTVLEKLTAISHELDKFDYSILLAKEKVATTEAIAEQIETLWQTAAVRTVRPGVLDEVRQALEVVEGCLFDVVPQLYRDLERSLRAVYPERKWDDLPSILRFGSWIGGDRDGNPFVTHDVTAKAVRLHQETILKHYLERVKDLGRRLSHSAEFVHVGPEFQLSLDRDAKLFPNLAPSAGREPYRGKCRYIAAKLQRTLDYLTTLTPHWSEQPVAPPAGAYENKSELIADLAVIANDLSGHKSEAGLGPVRELMRLADMFGTHLMTLDVRQHADRHRRAMSEVLAYAGVVPAYDKLSSVQCFECLAKELPQTRPLIPAHLPYSEETCEVVQTFRTIAAVLEQQCPDAIETYIISGTGDAAHLLEVLLFAREARLFRPIDGVSRLNIVPLFETHDALVHGTSIVQALLKNPVYRQHLELRGNRQEVMIGYSDSNKESGFVQSAWSLYAVQRDLADLSRKTGIQVQIFHGRGGAVGRGGGPANSAILAQPRGSINGRLKITEQGEMIADRYGHPAIAERHLDQIINAVLRASLSTEEQKVDHAWVGVMDLIAEKARRHYRALVYENPEFLSYFMQATPINEISQLKLGSRPARRTTSPSIETLRAIPWVFSWMQSRHTLPGWYGLGSAVTDVLAETPEAAATLKAMYQGWHFWRTLIDNAQMILAKADLTIARLYADLIDDQEIAAKIYGTIATEYQKTVDAICLTTDQTNLLERVPILQASIARRNPYVDPLSFIQLVLLKRLRAGTGSQDELLTGVLESINGVASGLKNTG